One stretch of Prunus persica cultivar Lovell chromosome G1, Prunus_persica_NCBIv2, whole genome shotgun sequence DNA includes these proteins:
- the LOC18791157 gene encoding electron transfer flavoprotein-ubiquinone oxidoreductase, mitochondrial isoform X1 → MLRLLSKSHSFRKPSSSSSFSSSYSQTHIGNSIGSTSISPNPSASPIEHSNSPKSTHIINGYPHIQLLGRKFCSLGSQIGSRRLFSSGYCLNCVNLRVNGFLRAQSVVAETRSFCSEPDRESIQYDVVIVGAGPAGLSAAIRLKQLCREKDVDLSVCVVEKGAEVGAHIISGNVFEPRALNELLPQWKEEESPITVPVTSDKFWFLTKDRAFSLPSPFSNKGNYVISLSQLVRWMGVKAEELGVEIYPGFAASEILYDANDTVVGIGTNDMGVAKDGSKKENFQRGIELKGRVTLLAEGCRGSLSEQIMKKYNLREKGDAQHQTYALGIKEVWEIDEGKHDPGAVLHTLGWPLDQKTYGGSFLYHMKDRQISIGFVVALNYHNPFLNPYEEFQKFKHHPAIKPLLEGGTVLQYGARTLNEGGFQSIPYPVFPGGAVIGCSAGFLNVPKIKGTHTAMKSGMLAAEATLSVLHEGSNLEKYWDALRSSWIWEELYKSRNFRPAFEYGLIPGLAISALEHYIMKGRAPLTLKHGKPDHEATNAAQFHSPIQYPKPDGVLSFDIPTSLHRSNTNHEHDQPAHLRLRDPKIPELVNLPEYSGPESRYCPARVYEYIPDEKGQLKLQINAQNCLHCKACDIKDPRQNIQWTAPEGGGGPGYSIM, encoded by the exons ATGCTCAGGCTTCTATCCAAATCCCACTCTTTCAGAAAACCAAGCTCGTCATCCTCATTTTCATCCAGTTATTCGCAAACCCATATTGGCAATTCAATAGGCTCAACTTCAATCTCCCCCAATCCATCTGCATCTCCTATAGAACATTCCAATTCGCCAAAATCAACCCATATCATAAATGGGTATCCGCACATTCAGCTTTTGGGTCGAAAGTTTTGTTCTTTAGGATCGCAGATTGGTTCTCGACGGCTGTTCTCATCTGGGTATTGTCTGAATTGTGTAAATTTAAGGGTAAATGGGTTTTTGAGGGCTCAGAGTGTTGTGGCTGAAACCAGGAGTTTCTGTAGTGAACCGGACAGAGAGTCTATTCAATATGATGTTGTCATTGTTGGAGCTGGACCGGCCGGTCTATCGGCGGCTATAAGGTTGAAGCAATTGTGCCGTGAAAAGGATGTTGATTTATCTGTGTGTGTTGTGGAGAAAGGAGCTGAAGTGG GTGCTCACATTATTTCTGGCAATGTTTTTGAGCCACGGGCACTGAATGAACTTCTCCCACAATGGAAAGAGGAAGAG TCACCAATCACTGTCCCTGTGACTTCTGACAAGTTTTGGTTTCTTACCAAGGATCGTGCATTTTCACTGCCATCTCCTTTTAGTAATAAGGGAAATTATGTTATAAG TTTAAGTCAATTAGTACGATGGATGGGAGTGAAGGCAGAAGAGTTGGGAGTAGAAATATATCCAGGCTTTGCAGCTAGTGAG ATATTATATGATGCAAATGACACGGTTGTTGGCATTGGAACTAATGATATGGGAGTTGCAAAAGATGGttcaaagaaggaaaatttcCAACGTGGCATAGAACTGAAAg GGCGAGTAACACTTCTAGCTGAAGGGTGTCGAGGATCATTATCAGAG CAAATAATGAAAAAGTACAACttgagagagaagggagatgCTCAACATCAGACATATGCTTTGGGAATTAAAGAG GTTTGGGAAATTGATGAAGGAAAGCACGACCCCGGTGCTGTGCTGCACACTCTGGGTTGGCCTTTGGATCAAAAGACATACGGGGGTTCATTTTTGTACCACATGAAAGATAGACAG ATTTCTATTGGCTTTGTGGTTGCTCTGAATTATCATAACCCTTTCTTGAACCCTTATGAAGAATTCCAG AAATTCAAACATCATCCTGCAATCAAGCCACTGCTGGAAGGTGGGACTGTTCTTCAATATGGGGCTCGCACTTTGAATGAAGGTGGTTTTCAG tCTATCCCATATCCAGTTTTTCCTGGAGGAGCGGTTATTGGATGTTCAGCTGGTTTTTTAAATGTACCCAAAATAAAGGGAACACATACTGCAATGAAATCAG GCATGCTAGCTGCAGAAGCTACATTGAGTGTACTACATGAAGGCTCAAACTTGGAAAAATATTGGGATGCTTTAAGGAGTTCATGGATATGGGAAGAACTTTACAAATCTCGGAACTTCCGACCT gcaTTCGAATATGGACTTATTCCTGGACTGGCCATAAGTGCTTTAGAACA TTATATAATGAAAGGAAGAGCCCCCTTGACGCTGAAGCATGGAAAACCAGACCATGAAGCAACAAAT GCTGCACAGTTTCACTCTCCAATTCAATATCCAAAGCCAGATGGGGTTTTATCTTTCGATATTCCAACCTCCCTACACAG GAGCAACACAAATCATGAACATGACCAACCAGCTCACCTTCGGTTGAGGGACCCAAAGATTCCTGAACTTGTAAATTTGCCAGAGTATTCTGGTCCTGAGTCACGATATTGTCCTGCGCGTGTATATGA GTATATCCCAGATGAAAAGGGTCAGCTGAAGTTGCAGATCAATGCTCAAAACTGCCTACATTGCAAG GCATGCGATATCAAAGACCCAAGGCAAAACATTCAGTGGACTGCGCCAGAAGGAGGTGGTGGCCCAGGCTACTCCATAATGTAg
- the LOC18791157 gene encoding electron transfer flavoprotein-ubiquinone oxidoreductase, mitochondrial isoform X2 — protein sequence MNFSHNGKRKSLSQLVRWMGVKAEELGVEIYPGFAASEILYDANDTVVGIGTNDMGVAKDGSKKENFQRGIELKGRVTLLAEGCRGSLSEQIMKKYNLREKGDAQHQTYALGIKEVWEIDEGKHDPGAVLHTLGWPLDQKTYGGSFLYHMKDRQISIGFVVALNYHNPFLNPYEEFQKFKHHPAIKPLLEGGTVLQYGARTLNEGGFQSIPYPVFPGGAVIGCSAGFLNVPKIKGTHTAMKSGMLAAEATLSVLHEGSNLEKYWDALRSSWIWEELYKSRNFRPAFEYGLIPGLAISALEHYIMKGRAPLTLKHGKPDHEATNAAQFHSPIQYPKPDGVLSFDIPTSLHRSNTNHEHDQPAHLRLRDPKIPELVNLPEYSGPESRYCPARVYEYIPDEKGQLKLQINAQNCLHCKACDIKDPRQNIQWTAPEGGGGPGYSIM from the exons ATGAACTTCTCCCACAATGGAAAGAGGAAGAG TTTAAGTCAATTAGTACGATGGATGGGAGTGAAGGCAGAAGAGTTGGGAGTAGAAATATATCCAGGCTTTGCAGCTAGTGAG ATATTATATGATGCAAATGACACGGTTGTTGGCATTGGAACTAATGATATGGGAGTTGCAAAAGATGGttcaaagaaggaaaatttcCAACGTGGCATAGAACTGAAAg GGCGAGTAACACTTCTAGCTGAAGGGTGTCGAGGATCATTATCAGAG CAAATAATGAAAAAGTACAACttgagagagaagggagatgCTCAACATCAGACATATGCTTTGGGAATTAAAGAG GTTTGGGAAATTGATGAAGGAAAGCACGACCCCGGTGCTGTGCTGCACACTCTGGGTTGGCCTTTGGATCAAAAGACATACGGGGGTTCATTTTTGTACCACATGAAAGATAGACAG ATTTCTATTGGCTTTGTGGTTGCTCTGAATTATCATAACCCTTTCTTGAACCCTTATGAAGAATTCCAG AAATTCAAACATCATCCTGCAATCAAGCCACTGCTGGAAGGTGGGACTGTTCTTCAATATGGGGCTCGCACTTTGAATGAAGGTGGTTTTCAG tCTATCCCATATCCAGTTTTTCCTGGAGGAGCGGTTATTGGATGTTCAGCTGGTTTTTTAAATGTACCCAAAATAAAGGGAACACATACTGCAATGAAATCAG GCATGCTAGCTGCAGAAGCTACATTGAGTGTACTACATGAAGGCTCAAACTTGGAAAAATATTGGGATGCTTTAAGGAGTTCATGGATATGGGAAGAACTTTACAAATCTCGGAACTTCCGACCT gcaTTCGAATATGGACTTATTCCTGGACTGGCCATAAGTGCTTTAGAACA TTATATAATGAAAGGAAGAGCCCCCTTGACGCTGAAGCATGGAAAACCAGACCATGAAGCAACAAAT GCTGCACAGTTTCACTCTCCAATTCAATATCCAAAGCCAGATGGGGTTTTATCTTTCGATATTCCAACCTCCCTACACAG GAGCAACACAAATCATGAACATGACCAACCAGCTCACCTTCGGTTGAGGGACCCAAAGATTCCTGAACTTGTAAATTTGCCAGAGTATTCTGGTCCTGAGTCACGATATTGTCCTGCGCGTGTATATGA GTATATCCCAGATGAAAAGGGTCAGCTGAAGTTGCAGATCAATGCTCAAAACTGCCTACATTGCAAG GCATGCGATATCAAAGACCCAAGGCAAAACATTCAGTGGACTGCGCCAGAAGGAGGTGGTGGCCCAGGCTACTCCATAATGTAg